Sequence from the Methanosarcina siciliae T4/M genome:
CTTATTGAAAACCCCAGGCCCGGACGTTTTAACAGGGAAAAGGCAGTCGCTCTCGGAGTCCCACCCGGCCCTCTTTTCTCAAAACTGCAAAAGGGAAATCCTGTGGAAGTGGGCGGAAAGGTGGTAAGACCCGAACAAGTCATGGGAACCCCTAGGCTCGGCAGGACAATCGTGTACAGCGGAGACACCAGGCCCTGTGAAGCCATACTTGAGGCAAGCAGAGACACCGACGTCCTGATCCATGATGGCAGCTTCGCCGATGAGATGGCAGACTGGGCTGAAGAATCCATGCATTCAACTGCAGGCGAGGCTGCAGCCCTTGCAAAAGAAGCCGGAGTCAGGAAACTGGTCCTAACCCATATAAGTTCACGTTATACCGATGATGTGGAGCCTATCCTGAATGATTCAAAAAAAGTGTTTGAAAATGTTATTGTAGCCGAAGACCTGATGGAACTTGAGATCCCGTACAGGCCTGAGTAGGCAGACCCGAATAAACGTTTTCTTTCCAAAAGCAGGGTTTAGTAATTGGGTTAAATTTCTTTACAGAAATTA
This genomic interval carries:
- the rnz gene encoding ribonuclease Z, with amino-acid sequence MLRITFLGTGGSLPTRNRNPSAVMVNREGELLLFDCGEGTQQQMMRAKTGMMSLSSIFVSHFHADHFLGIPGLIQTMSFMGRKEPLMIYGPAGTREFTELFKALGYFNLKYEIRGTELKSRDVVEGDGYVVRALKTEHSTPSLGYALIENPRPGRFNREKAVALGVPPGPLFSKLQKGNPVEVGGKVVRPEQVMGTPRLGRTIVYSGDTRPCEAILEASRDTDVLIHDGSFADEMADWAEESMHSTAGEAAALAKEAGVRKLVLTHISSRYTDDVEPILNDSKKVFENVIVAEDLMELEIPYRPE